In a genomic window of Allomeiothermus silvanus DSM 9946:
- a CDS encoding tetratricopeptide repeat protein, whose protein sequence is MLQPEPKSVEAMRPVYATLIGQLKNLPLKREGLALGLWGEPGIGKSYTVKELLQQTPCRSLSLHATAPLSELTRAFPSPAKLPAWAESLLRRLEQGEHVENEKSASALGALLGELAPVILHLEDLHEASPERLDWVGKLATMVKRTRGVALLVTSRVMPPAPFVAFRLEPLDAAGVRRLLEGEAGASLPPEALDWIYAQAAGNPLFTLEFFRHLARRGFLWNDGKRWRWRPPATSDVPLTVEALIERLLEETLLDPAVEAVLEARAILPVEVSASLWAEVAGLSREGLEAAHLELQRRGLMRGGKFAHPLFREVVLSRMPSLRRQGLARQALEALREGEPQAAADYVGAAGLGRKPALELLRRAAEGAKQLGNEAQAARWLARAAEYAQGEARGKLALEAASVLQHHDLPEAAQLVKLALPTPAATPETVRFYAHLLARQGRVPDLEALLGELPPRLREAVDLPALSISTYHIGGENARALETWEAHPELHPNPSPELLRAVAGSALATGQIERAQAFVRQGLAAPEAQAHPTLRCEFLSTQALIHYHRGEYALAEATLREVLEILAPLDVPRLQGTALVNRAAFLRMLGRYGEMRECLEKALLIRRQSADAKAYAFAQAALAEALIEQGDYERAEEALSEAIATLELYGPSRPLSATHSMANLLYRSQDTPIAKLLALKHAEQALRYSRQMGSPRLLREVLLDAAFAQTQAGYPERALALTAEAEGLVEAAGDSPYDTLQTHWAKGLALGALGNRIAAVGALQQALKLAQELHLEVDEHKIGLELDRLLKDPESARQRMEWFAERDLVNGVHLARRLFPELTQPTPPPPPDTRRLEVLGSLYFNGEPLRGHKRQELLALLLEARLAGKSEVGKIELLDRLYPGEAEEKAASSLKELIHTVRSMLGASVIVTTPSGYALGAAITSDLEEFLRTQDTGLWRGVYLEGLTPCYEAVRESVHLALRSRAEAVLETDPKEAARLGRILLEAEPYDLEALRLALEALRRSGNHKSLGRLYQEAKVRMLEVGETLPGSWQSFLIPAPT, encoded by the coding sequence ATGCTGCAGCCGGAACCCAAGAGCGTCGAAGCGATGCGTCCTGTCTATGCCACGCTGATCGGCCAGCTCAAGAACCTTCCGCTCAAACGCGAGGGGTTGGCCCTGGGGTTGTGGGGCGAGCCGGGTATCGGCAAAAGCTACACCGTGAAGGAACTCTTGCAACAAACCCCCTGCCGCAGCCTCAGCCTCCACGCCACAGCACCTCTCTCTGAGCTAACCCGAGCCTTTCCCTCCCCCGCTAAGCTTCCAGCCTGGGCCGAGAGCCTCCTGCGTCGCCTCGAGCAAGGGGAGCACGTCGAGAATGAAAAATCGGCCTCGGCCTTGGGTGCTTTGCTGGGGGAACTAGCCCCGGTTATCCTGCACCTCGAGGACCTGCACGAAGCGAGCCCGGAGCGGCTTGACTGGGTGGGGAAGCTGGCCACGATGGTCAAGCGAACCCGGGGGGTAGCCTTGCTCGTTACCAGCCGGGTAATGCCCCCCGCACCTTTCGTCGCATTCCGACTAGAACCCTTGGATGCCGCTGGTGTCCGCCGGCTCCTCGAGGGCGAAGCCGGGGCCAGCCTGCCCCCGGAAGCGCTGGACTGGATCTACGCCCAAGCGGCAGGTAACCCGCTTTTTACCCTGGAGTTCTTCCGCCACCTAGCTCGGCGGGGGTTTTTGTGGAATGACGGGAAAAGGTGGCGCTGGCGACCCCCAGCCACCAGCGACGTACCCCTGACCGTAGAAGCCCTGATCGAGCGGTTGCTGGAGGAAACCCTCCTGGACCCCGCGGTAGAGGCTGTGCTCGAGGCCAGGGCCATCCTGCCGGTAGAGGTTTCCGCTAGCTTGTGGGCGGAGGTGGCCGGGCTGAGCCGGGAAGGGCTCGAGGCCGCCCATCTTGAACTCCAACGCCGAGGGTTGATGCGGGGTGGGAAGTTCGCCCACCCGCTTTTTCGCGAAGTCGTCCTTAGCCGGATGCCCTCGCTGCGCCGCCAAGGGCTGGCCCGACAGGCGCTCGAGGCGTTGCGAGAGGGGGAACCTCAAGCGGCGGCTGACTACGTTGGGGCTGCCGGCCTGGGGCGCAAACCGGCGCTGGAGTTGCTCCGCCGGGCCGCTGAGGGGGCCAAGCAGCTCGGGAATGAGGCGCAAGCCGCCCGCTGGCTGGCCCGGGCGGCGGAGTACGCCCAGGGCGAGGCACGGGGAAAGCTGGCCCTGGAAGCCGCATCGGTGCTCCAGCACCACGACCTCCCGGAAGCCGCCCAGCTGGTCAAGCTGGCCTTGCCGACCCCCGCCGCGACGCCTGAGACGGTGCGGTTTTACGCCCACCTGCTGGCCCGGCAAGGCCGGGTACCCGACCTCGAGGCCCTGCTCGGTGAACTCCCTCCTCGGCTGCGCGAAGCGGTAGACCTCCCCGCGCTATCCATCAGCACTTATCACATCGGCGGAGAAAACGCGCGGGCTCTGGAAACCTGGGAAGCCCACCCCGAGCTTCACCCCAACCCTTCGCCAGAGCTGCTACGAGCGGTAGCGGGTTCGGCCCTCGCGACCGGGCAGATCGAGAGGGCCCAAGCCTTCGTCCGTCAGGGCCTCGCCGCCCCCGAAGCCCAGGCCCACCCCACCCTGCGCTGCGAGTTCTTGTCCACCCAAGCCCTGATCCACTACCACCGGGGCGAATACGCTCTGGCAGAGGCCACCTTGAGGGAGGTTCTGGAAATCCTAGCTCCGCTCGATGTGCCGCGCCTGCAGGGCACTGCCCTGGTCAACCGGGCGGCTTTCTTGCGCATGCTGGGGCGCTACGGCGAGATGCGCGAGTGCCTTGAGAAAGCGCTGCTGATCCGCCGCCAGAGCGCAGACGCCAAGGCCTACGCCTTCGCCCAGGCCGCGCTGGCCGAAGCGCTGATCGAACAAGGCGACTACGAGCGGGCCGAGGAAGCCCTGAGCGAGGCCATTGCCACCCTCGAGCTGTACGGCCCCAGCCGCCCCCTGAGCGCCACCCACTCGATGGCCAATCTGCTCTACCGCTCCCAAGACACCCCCATCGCCAAACTCCTGGCCCTCAAGCACGCCGAGCAGGCACTCCGCTACTCCCGCCAGATGGGAAGCCCCCGGTTGCTGCGGGAAGTGCTCCTCGACGCTGCGTTCGCCCAAACCCAAGCCGGATACCCCGAGCGAGCCCTGGCCCTCACCGCCGAGGCAGAAGGCCTGGTCGAGGCCGCTGGGGACTCCCCCTACGACACCCTGCAAACCCACTGGGCCAAGGGCTTGGCCCTGGGCGCATTGGGCAACCGGATAGCCGCTGTGGGAGCGTTGCAGCAGGCCCTAAAGCTGGCCCAGGAACTCCACCTGGAGGTAGACGAGCACAAGATCGGCCTCGAGCTAGACCGGCTCCTCAAAGACCCAGAAAGCGCCCGGCAACGGATGGAGTGGTTCGCGGAGCGCGACCTGGTCAACGGAGTCCACTTGGCCCGGCGCCTCTTCCCCGAGCTGACCCAGCCCACCCCGCCCCCTCCGCCCGACACCCGGCGTTTGGAAGTCCTGGGTTCCCTCTACTTCAATGGCGAACCCCTGCGGGGCCATAAGCGCCAGGAGCTGCTGGCCCTCCTGCTCGAGGCCCGCCTGGCCGGGAAGAGCGAGGTAGGCAAGATCGAGCTTTTGGATCGCCTCTACCCCGGTGAGGCCGAGGAAAAAGCCGCTTCTTCGCTAAAAGAACTGATTCACACGGTGCGCTCGATGTTGGGGGCTTCGGTCATCGTCACCACCCCTTCCGGTTACGCTTTGGGTGCGGCGATCACCTCTGACCTGGAGGAGTTTTTACGCACCCAGGATACCGGTCTGTGGCGAGGGGTCTACCTGGAGGGCCTCACCCCCTGCTACGAGGCCGTGCGCGAGTCGGTGCATCTGGCCCTACGCTCGAGGGCGGAAGCTGTGCTGGAAACCGACCCCAAGGAAGCCGCTCGGTTAGGGCGGATCCTGCTCGAGGCCGAGCCCTACGACCTAGAGGCTTTGCGCCTGGCGCTCGAGGCCTTGCGCCGCTCGGGGAACCACAAGAGCCTGGGTCGGCTATACCAAGAAGCCAAGGTGAGGATGCTCGAGGTCGGGGAGACTTTGCCGGGGAGCTGGCAGAGCTTCCTCATCCCGGCGCCTACTTGA